In Cyprinus carpio isolate SPL01 chromosome A14, ASM1834038v1, whole genome shotgun sequence, a single window of DNA contains:
- the glra4a gene encoding glycine receptor, alpha 4a, translating to MLPQVIRILYILSFFFFQGGFIRLGSCKEEIKSSSRPAPKPMSPSDFLDKLMGRTSGYDARIRPNFKGPPVNVTCNIFINSFGSITETTMDYRLNVFLRQQWNDPRLAYSEYPDNSLDLDPSMLDSIWKPDLFFANEKGANFHEITTDNKLLRIFQNGNVLYSIRLTLILSCPMDLKNFPMDIQTCTMQLESFGYTMNDLIFEWLSDSPVQVADDLTLPQFLLKEEKDLGYCTKHYNTGKFTCIEVKFHLERQMGYYLIQMYIPSLLIVILSWVSFWINMDAAPARVGLGITTVLTMTTQSSGSRASLPKVSYVKAIDIWMAVCLLFVFAALLEYAAVNFVSRQHKEFIRLRKKQRRQRIEEEFVRESRGFYFRGYGLGHCLQAKDGTTVDGSNVFTPPPPVQVLYDGEAIRKRFVDRAKRIDTISRAVFPLSFLIFNIFYWITYKVLRHEDIHANL from the exons ACTGGGCTCCTGTAAAGAGGAGATAAAGTCCTCCAGCAGGCCAGCCCCGAAACCAATGTCCCCATCTGACTTTCTGGACAAGCTGATGGGAAGAACCTCCGGCTATGACGCTCGCATCAGACCCAACTTCAAAG GACCACCAGTAAATGTCACCTGTAATATTTTCATCAACAGCTTTGGATCCATTACAGAGACAACTATG GATTATAGGCTTAACGTCTTTTTACGCCAGCAGTGGAACGACCCTCGATTGGCCTACAGTGAATATCCTGATAATTCTCTAGACCTGGACCCTTCTATGCTGGACTCCATATGGAAACCTGACTTGTTCTTTGCTAATGAAAAAGGTGCAAACTTCCATGAAATCACAACAGACAACAAGCTGCTGAGGATCTTTCAGAATGGGAATGTGCTATACAGTATTAG GCTAACACTTATCCTGTCTTGTCCCATGGACTTGAAGAATTTCCCAATGGACATTCAAACCTGTACCATGCAGCTAGAAAGCT TTGGCTACACCATGAACGATCTGATCTTCGAGTGGCTTTCTGATAGCCCTGTGCAGGTGGCGGATGACTTGACTCTTCCTCAATTTTTACTAAAGGAGGAAAAAGATCTTGGCTACTGCACTAAGCACTACAACACAG GTAAATTCACCTGCATTGAGGTGAAGTTTCACTTAGAGAGACAGATGGGCTACTATCTCATTCAGATGTACATCCCCAGTCTGCTGATTGTCATCCTGTCTTGGGTGTCTTTCTGGATCAACATGGATGCTGCCCCTGCTCGGGTAGGCTTGGGTATCACCACTGTGCTCACCATGACCACCCAGAGCTCCGGTTCACGAGCTTCTCTACCCAAG GTGTCCTACGTGAAGGCCATTGACATCTGGATGGCCGTttgtctgttgtttgtgtttgctgcATTGCTGGAGTACGCAGCAGTCAACTTTGTCTCAAGGCAACACAAGGAGTTCATCAGGCTGCGCAAGAAGCAGCGAAGGCAGAGAATA GAGGAGGAGTTTGTTCGAGAGAGCCGTGGCTTTTACTTCCGTGGGTACGGACTCGGCCATTGCTTACAAGCAAAAGACGGGACAACTGTGGATGGGTCCAACGTATTCACCCCACCACCCCCAGTGCAAGTGCTATACGACGGAGAGGCCATCCGGAAGCGTTTTGTGGACCGAGCCAAGCGCATCGACACCATATCCAGAGCCGTGTTTCCTCTCAGCTTCCTCATATTCAACATCTTCTA